In Hippoglossus stenolepis isolate QCI-W04-F060 chromosome 13, HSTE1.2, whole genome shotgun sequence, a single genomic region encodes these proteins:
- the insig2 gene encoding insulin-induced gene 2 protein isoform X1: MKCVIVFVDGLRRHELGLGCQGRILKLPVDKDVPYISIFSVLGLRMSLTLTAMSDSAMTSRHQQWSGVGQTQPPPRGPYISVITNRTTNLVIRGAMLFSVGVFLALVLNLLQVQRNVTLFPPDVISSIFSSAWWVPPCCGMASAMIGLLYPCIDRHLGEPHKFKREWSSVMRCVAVFVGINHASAKVDFANNIQLSLTLAALSIGLWWTFDRSRSGFGLGISIALLATLATQLLVYNGVFQCGGELSMAVPPPSHQGKMAHTCEGERDKGRGRETGQHRGAVTVPKRGGVQDEEQRDPGALLGTVPIPVHQVHFSRFPVHSLLVTLYLLCRGDNDGEHRTAASLV; this comes from the exons ATGAAATGTGTAATTGTATTCGTGGATGGTCTTCGTCGACATGAG CTTGGTTTAGGATGTCAAGGGAGGATATTGAAATTGCCGGTGGATAAAGACGTCCCATACATTTCCATATTCTCTGTCTTAGGCCTTCGAATGTCTTTGACACTGACAGCTATGAGTGACAGCGCCATGACCAGCAGGCACCAACAGTGGTCAGGGGTTGGGCAAACGCAGCCGCCTCCCCGTGGCCCCTATATCTCAGTCATCACCAACAG AACCACCAACCTTGTGATACGAGGAGCCATGCTGTTCTCTGTGGGTGTCTTCCTGGCCCTGGTGCTGAACTTACTTCAAGTACAGAGAAACGTAACTCTCTTTCCCCCTGATGTCATCAGCAGTATCTTCTCTTCCGCCTGGTGGGTGCCACCCTGCTGTGGCATGGCCTCAG CAATGATTGGACTGCTGTACCCCTGCATCGACAGACATCTGGGTGAGCCACACAAGTTCAAGCGAGAATGGTCAAGTGTGATGcgctgtgtggctgtgtttgtggGAATCAACCACGCCAGTGCT AAAGTGGACTTTGCAAACAACATCCAGCTGTCTCTGACTCTGGCAGCGCTCTCCATTGGTCTGTGGTGGACATTTGACCGCTCACGTAGTGGCTTCGGCTTGGGGATCAGCATAGCCCTGCTGGCAACACTGGCCACTCAACTCCTGGTTTACAATGGAGTCTTTCA GTGCGGTGGTGAGCTGTCCATGGCCGTGCCTCCGCCGAGTCATCAGGGAAAGATGGCACACACCTgtgaaggggagagagacaagggaagggggagagaaactgggcagcacagaggagctgtgacagTACCGAAGAGGGGTGGGGTCCAggatgaggagcagagagatCCAGGCGCGCTCCTCGGGACCGTACCCATCCCAGTCCACCAG
- the insig2 gene encoding insulin-induced gene 2 protein isoform X4: MKCVIVFVDGLRRHELGLGCQGRILKLPVDKDVPYISIFSVLGLRMSLTLTAMSDSAMTSRHQQWSGVGQTQPPPRGPYISVITNRTTNLVIRGAMLFSVGVFLALVLNLLQVQRNVTLFPPDVISSIFSSAWWVPPCCGMASAMIGLLYPCIDRHLGEPHKFKREWSSVMRCVAVFVGINHASAKVDFANNIQLSLTLAALSIGLWWTFDRSRSGFGLGISIALLATLATQLLVYNGVFQGDNDGEHRTAASLV; the protein is encoded by the exons ATGAAATGTGTAATTGTATTCGTGGATGGTCTTCGTCGACATGAG CTTGGTTTAGGATGTCAAGGGAGGATATTGAAATTGCCGGTGGATAAAGACGTCCCATACATTTCCATATTCTCTGTCTTAGGCCTTCGAATGTCTTTGACACTGACAGCTATGAGTGACAGCGCCATGACCAGCAGGCACCAACAGTGGTCAGGGGTTGGGCAAACGCAGCCGCCTCCCCGTGGCCCCTATATCTCAGTCATCACCAACAG AACCACCAACCTTGTGATACGAGGAGCCATGCTGTTCTCTGTGGGTGTCTTCCTGGCCCTGGTGCTGAACTTACTTCAAGTACAGAGAAACGTAACTCTCTTTCCCCCTGATGTCATCAGCAGTATCTTCTCTTCCGCCTGGTGGGTGCCACCCTGCTGTGGCATGGCCTCAG CAATGATTGGACTGCTGTACCCCTGCATCGACAGACATCTGGGTGAGCCACACAAGTTCAAGCGAGAATGGTCAAGTGTGATGcgctgtgtggctgtgtttgtggGAATCAACCACGCCAGTGCT AAAGTGGACTTTGCAAACAACATCCAGCTGTCTCTGACTCTGGCAGCGCTCTCCATTGGTCTGTGGTGGACATTTGACCGCTCACGTAGTGGCTTCGGCTTGGGGATCAGCATAGCCCTGCTGGCAACACTGGCCACTCAACTCCTGGTTTACAATGGAGTCTTTCA
- the insig2 gene encoding insulin-induced gene 2 protein isoform X5, with protein MKCVIVFVDGLRRHELGLGCQGRILKLPVDKDVPYISIFSVLGLRMSLTLTAMSDSAMTSRHQQWSGVGQTQPPPRGPYISVITNRTTNLVIRGAMLFSVGVFLALVLNLLQVQRNVTLFPPDVISSIFSSAWWVPPCCGMASAMIGLLYPCIDRHLGEPHKFKREWSSVMRCVAVFVGINHASAKVDFANNIQLSLTLAALSIGLWWTFDRSRSGFGLGISIALLATLATQLLVYNGVFQSSARGEGRRIV; from the exons ATGAAATGTGTAATTGTATTCGTGGATGGTCTTCGTCGACATGAG CTTGGTTTAGGATGTCAAGGGAGGATATTGAAATTGCCGGTGGATAAAGACGTCCCATACATTTCCATATTCTCTGTCTTAGGCCTTCGAATGTCTTTGACACTGACAGCTATGAGTGACAGCGCCATGACCAGCAGGCACCAACAGTGGTCAGGGGTTGGGCAAACGCAGCCGCCTCCCCGTGGCCCCTATATCTCAGTCATCACCAACAG AACCACCAACCTTGTGATACGAGGAGCCATGCTGTTCTCTGTGGGTGTCTTCCTGGCCCTGGTGCTGAACTTACTTCAAGTACAGAGAAACGTAACTCTCTTTCCCCCTGATGTCATCAGCAGTATCTTCTCTTCCGCCTGGTGGGTGCCACCCTGCTGTGGCATGGCCTCAG CAATGATTGGACTGCTGTACCCCTGCATCGACAGACATCTGGGTGAGCCACACAAGTTCAAGCGAGAATGGTCAAGTGTGATGcgctgtgtggctgtgtttgtggGAATCAACCACGCCAGTGCT AAAGTGGACTTTGCAAACAACATCCAGCTGTCTCTGACTCTGGCAGCGCTCTCCATTGGTCTGTGGTGGACATTTGACCGCTCACGTAGTGGCTTCGGCTTGGGGATCAGCATAGCCCTGCTGGCAACACTGGCCACTCAACTCCTGGTTTACAATGGAGTCTTTCA GTCGTCAGCGAGGGGGGAAGGCAGGAGGATCGTCTGA